The DNA segment TGCAGACCCCGGTTCCGGCGATGGCGCGCCTCATGGGGACCGACATTGGCATGCCATAAGCCTACCACGCGATTGACGCAGAAACCCCGAGTTTCCAGACCCCGATCAACTCGGCCTGCCCCGCCGCCGATACCCCAGTTGGGTCCGTTTGACATCAACGAGAGCAGCCATGACGTCCGGTAACGAACATTTGGTCGTCCGTCAGCATGACCGGCATGAGTGCCAGGTCGCCGTTGAGGTTGCGGTTTCGTCGGAGCACGCTCGCAAGGTGGTGCTCTCACGGACCGTGGGGGATGGCGCTGGCACGATTCAGGTGACCATGGTTGACATCAGTTCGGGCGGGCTCGGGCTCTCGTCGAACGTCTTCCTCCCCAAGGGGTGTCACCTCGACGTCCGCCTGATACGAGCCGACGACCAGGCCGGCGGATCGAAGTCCGCCCGGACGATCTTCGAGACCCGCGTGCGGATCCAGCGCACGGCGATGGTCGACAAGTCGCCTACGTACTACATCGGGACGGCGTTCATCAGCGACGATCCCGTCGAGGAATCCCAGCGCCGGGCGCTGATGGAGCAGATCCGAAACGGCGCGCTCTCGGCGGGAGAGGCGGGTGCGCATGTTTAGCCACGATGAGTTCGTGATCGCGATGCTCGTCGAGGACGGGCGGCTGGACCGGGCCCGCGCGGAGGATGTCGCGCGGCACGCCCTGGAGAAGAAGGTCGGCAAGTCGCAGGCGGTCATCGACCTGGGGATCGTGCCCGCGAGGGACGTGACGATCACGCGGGCCGCCATCGCCGAGTGTCCGTTTGTTGATCTTGATCAGTTTGAAACGGATATCAGCAACGCCTCTCGCCTGCCGCGGACAGTGGCCGAG comes from the Phycisphaeraceae bacterium genome and includes:
- a CDS encoding PilZ domain-containing protein, which translates into the protein MTSGNEHLVVRQHDRHECQVAVEVAVSSEHARKVVLSRTVGDGAGTIQVTMVDISSGGLGLSSNVFLPKGCHLDVRLIRADDQAGGSKSARTIFETRVRIQRTAMVDKSPTYYIGTAFISDDPVEESQRRALMEQIRNGALSAGEAGAHV